Part of the Nicotiana sylvestris chromosome 5, ASM39365v2, whole genome shotgun sequence genome is shown below.
actaactacacccgattCAAACAAAACTCTTGGAAAAGAACagtggcccaaagaaaaatcaagagggaattattacactacctacaaaagaaattttttttgccTTTTTGTTTTGACTTTAATCACTCAAGAAACCTGTCGAATGATATCCATCGTcggaaaaagtcaaaaattttaaaaaaattatgtttttttcaatattttctttagctactaaaaaggaaaaaaaaaactaaaactaaCATACATACATACAACATACAAATATCCTCTGCCCCACACTTTAAGTTGTGGCATATCCCCATGATGCACAATTAAAAGCATAAGGTAGAGGAAACTTCCCTGAATCTCTAGTCGGGGTCTAAATCAAAGTGGGTATCTATCTACGCGCCCTAACTAGTGCACACATCCATGTAGAAAGCTTCTTCTCAGCCTTCTTAGGATACACCCCACACTTATCTTTTTCACTAAATGCAGCCTTCTCTTTCACGCCCTTCACCTTCCACTCAACACTTGCAACTGGTTTCTCCTTTTTCACCCTTGTTGCTACATTCATCTCAAAAGTTACAGCCTCCTCACCCACTCTAAGCATGAGTTTTCTATCATGTATATCCAATATTTCTCTACCTGCTGCTAAGAATGGTCTTCCTAAGATAAAGGGGACCTCCTTATTCTCCTCCATCTTCACCACTATGAAATCCACAAGAAATACGAACTTATTTACCTGAACTAAGACATCTTCCACTATCCCCTCGGGTGTTATAGTCGTTTGGTCTGCCAGCTGCAAAGATATTGGCACCGACCTTATCTCTCAAATCTCCTTCTCTAGTTTCCTATAAATAGACAATGGCATTAGATTAATTGAGGCACCAAATGACACAAAGATTTATCAAAGTTAAGAGTGCCTAAAGAGCAAAGTATGGCAAAACTCCCTGGATCTCCACTTTGTGTGAGTTTGTTTTGCAAAATTGCACTGCAATGCTCTATGAGCTTGACCACTGAGGTCTCTTCTATCTTTCTCTTCTTTGTAATGATCTCCTTCAAGAACTTCGCATAAGATGACTTTTGGGAGAGAACTTCTATGAATGGCAAATTAACATTAACCTGTCTCAGCATATCTAGAAATTTCTCAAACATCTTGTCCAGCTTTTCTCTATAGAGTTTTTGGGGAAAAGGTAGAGCAGGAATATGCTCGCTCACATCATGTTCCTCCCTGCTTGAAATCTGTTCCTTCTTCTTTTTGTCAACTCccttcttgcctttatttttcttatcatcttcagttttcAGCTCCTTCCTACTTTCTTTTTCAGGTGACACCACTTTTCGGACTAGAGTGGGTTCTTTCAACTCTTGCCCGCTTCTCAAGGTCACAGTTTCTTTGGGATTCTTCTCAGTATTAGCTGGCAGAGTACTTGGGATTCTCTAAGACAATATATTTGAAATTTGTCCCACTTGTCTCTCCAAATTTTGCAAACATGTGCCAAGTTCTTTAATGGCTGCACCATGAGCATCTAGTCTCTCATCTGTCTTGACAATGAAAGACTTCATTAGATCTTCTAGGCCAGGTTGATTTGGTTGTTGAGGCTTGTTCTAATTGATCCCTGGGGCAAGCTTCGAAGCCAATGTTTTGCATTATCTTTGAGTGTGAAGGGGAATGCCTTTAAATAAATTGCATCTTGTGACACACTATTGTATTGAAAGGTATTCATAATCTCCTCGAAGTCTATCAGATGATTGTTTGGATCTTGTTCATCTTTTCTCTAAAGACACAACTGTTTTGGATGGTTTGAAGCAACCCTTGCTTCAACTCAGAATTGTTAGCTGCAACTAGAGGTGGTCTCACACTTGATAAGCTTTGGTTGTAGACCGGTCTAGCATAATCTCCAAGTGGTGTCCCTACACCAAGAGCTATGTTTCTGATTTGGTCTGCACCCAAGGGATAATTTTGAGCCATTCTTCGAGCCATTTCCTCTTCATAGGCAGTTTGTGAATCTCTCAGAGCTGCTTCATCAACATCCCTTGCAGCTTTCTCTCTGAGTTGGGTTGCCTCCCTCGCAGCCAAATCTACATTATCATCATCTCCAGCCATGTTTTCTTTGGTTGAGGATTTCCCAACCTTCTCCATATTCTCTGGAAGATTTCTTTTCTTCCTCAGCTGTCGTAGTTGTTTCTCAATTTCTGGCTCGTATATATGGTTGCACTTCTTTCCCAGAAGATCGAGTCATGCACCATTCTAACCTGTAGCCGGCGCACAATCAGAGAACactaaacataaaaagaaaaaaataaactaaaaaagaaaaattccCGAATTAGCACTACAAACTATTTCTAACACTATTGATTACCAATCCCCGACAgcgacgccaaaatttgacgaGTGCAAAACACACACTCAAATATACTCGCTTGTTGAATATAGTAAAATATAATATCATATCCACAAAGATTAGAGTTAAATAATATTATCATTTGTAGTTAGattgctatccaagatgatcaacaattgAGAATTATGTGATTAAAACTAACATTAACTAAGAGTCTAAACTATTGACTAGTGACAATCAACGCAAGTAATGAGCAAGGAAAGATATCAATGGGAGAAAAAATAGGgttgataggataggtgcaagacaaatattttgaatctaactctagataattcacttctaatgttcaagtgaaTCTCTCAAATTTACTTGGTTATTAGTTCAAATGtttagtagaaactcctctctcgattaagtctcaatCTCACAAGATGAACCAATTTAAGCATGTGAAGATATGCGAGATTTCGTAGTGAattggtctttaggagaacctctctcgattatccccctaactaggtttaatcaacATTTCAACTAGCCTCTTTCAATTACTAAGAAAAATTAATGAATCCAACCAACAAAATATAATGCAAGaatatcacaagttatgcttTTCTCGATTACATAaacaagtgaatatagatgcaacagTTAAAACATCCAAAACGATTCAATAGataaaactagagttataatccactaacaagtatcaagacaccaaatccatcaaactcTAAAGAGAACTACTCCATAGATATGGAGCAATTCATCACAAATATGTTTATGTTAAAGGAAAACATAAATGATTCAAGCTTTTGTCTTAAGTAAGGATtgaatgatgaaatccttgtACTTTTGCTTCTCCACCTTCTCCTTAGCTTCCTTAGGTCTAAGATGTATAAAAAAGTTCATAAAATAacgtttttacatgtatttatactaaGTAGGGTTAGACCCAAATGAAACCACCTTCTTCCAGACGAAATTGGATTGTTACTCTATAAAAAATGCATAGGCGCACTGCATGGGTTGACGCGCCATGCGGGGCAGCAGTGGGGCTTGTCAGAGAGCTTGTAATTTGACTGGTGGACGCGCCACGACAGTGGTGGATTCTCAGAGTCTGCCTTTTGCTTCATTTTTGAAGTACAGACGTAGTTATCGAtctccgaacacgatcccgactgaATCCTTTGGGCTTTTACTCATACTTCAAAGATCTAAATCACTCGAATTCATTCCATAGCATCTACATCAcccggaatcactcctacaaggcataaaacacacaattatcAAAAACACTAgagattaaagctcaaactcaattaaagtgtagtaaattaaagtgtaataagcgactaaaacatGTGATTATATCCTACCATCACTCACCAACATCTGGTACCTGCTCATCGGCTGGAAAAACTGGTGGCTCCACATGTGCTGCTCTTGTTGTAGTACGAGGCACACCTCTGCCTCTATCGCAACCCTAACTGGTGGTACTAGTAGCCGTCTGCCTGATCCGAtcacacgtgtcctcaccatctatgagagaatataaGAGTCAAGTTTCAAACTTTTGAAATAACAAATCCACATAACAAGAATAcaagaaagtgaagttttcctaacaaTTCGCAAGCTCTCAAAGATAAGTAgtgacatctccgtaccgatctgcaagactctactaaactttctCATGACTCATAAtacctatgaacctagggctctgataccagcttgtcatgacccaaaatcccaacctgtcatgatggcacctaacacacTTACTAGGCAAGTCAGACATAACAATAATAGTCGAATTTACATAAATAACATAAGTCTGAAACCTCAATATAAC
Proteins encoded:
- the LOC138868649 gene encoding uncharacterized protein; translation: MKSFIVKTDERLDAHGAAIKELGTSNTEKNPKETVTLRSGQELKEPTLVRKVVSPEKESRKELKTEDDKKNKGKKGVDKKKKEQISSREEHDVSEHIPALPFPQKLYREKLDKMFEKFLDMLRQVNVNLPFIEVLSQKSSYAKFLKEIITKKRKIEETSVVKLIEHCSAILQNKLTQSGDPGSFAILCSLGTLNFDKSLCHLVPQLI